Proteins encoded by one window of Microplitis mediator isolate UGA2020A chromosome 1, iyMicMedi2.1, whole genome shotgun sequence:
- the LOC130675417 gene encoding apolipoprotein D-like, translated as MLSATVFFGLIAGSFALTLLDGNCPKINPRQQLDPYGITGNWWLVERNNENTDRQGRCQKLHWDPPANGEVRCVTSRVSIATNLTTVVEAQATVTERNSVLFRNEVPVQGEFDEEQWVLAIDYDSYSIVWSCTNFGNTRAEKAFVFRRNRELMDTNFVAAVFNSYGLEYPNFVRIDNENCDPAFIS; from the exons ATGCTGAGTGCGACAGTTTTTTTCGGGTTGATTGCTGGATCTTTTGCCTTGACTTTGCTCGATGGTAATTGTCCAAAAATAAATCCTAGGCAACAACTGGATCCGTATGGG ATTACCGGAAACTGGTGGTTAGTTGAACGCAACAATGAAAATACGGATCGACAGGGACGCTGTCAAAAATTACATTGGGATCCACCAGCGAATGGCGAAGTAAGATGCGTTACCAGCCGCGTTTCGATAGc AACCAATCTTACCACAGTAGTTGAGGCCCAAGCAACAGTAACTGAACGCAATAGTGTTCTTTTCCGTAACGAAGTCCCCGTTCAGGGCGAATTCGACGAGGAACAATGGGTTCTTGCAATAGATTACGACTCTTATTCAATAGTCTGGAGCTGTACTAATTTCGGAAACACGcg tgctGAGAAAGCCTTCGTATTCAGACGAAACAGAGAGTTAATGGACACGAACTTTGTTGCGGCAGTATTCAACAGTTACGGCTTAGAATATCCTAATTTCGTTAGAATTGATAACGAAAATTGTGATCCAGCTTTTATTTCCTGA